AGTATTTCATACCTGAAGCTAAGCTGCTATGAGCACAAAAATAGACATGATAAAGAGGCAAGGTATCAAATAAATATTcccactttttttattttaattaaaataTAATTTATGTACAATTGGCACTGTTTACTGACTTTTATTTCTATTATCAGGATGTAATGCCTGCTAAGATAACTTCGGGGACTTGCTTgtacatcaacaaaaagaaaaagatgtaAAAGAAAAGATTTATGAAGTCAGAAGTAGTCGAAAGAATCTATCTATACCCTACTAAGTACTTACAGACCTGGCTATAGAGTGATCGCCCCACATATTaagccatttcttcttcatttataTGTTGTGTAACCTGTATAATCACTGAATATACAAAGAGAGGAAACTCAAACCATCATATTTAAGTCTGAAAGGTCGTCCATTGGAATTTCAAGTCCCATAAAATCAATGTCTTGCAGTGCTTCATCATCAATATTTTTGAATATTGAATCAAAATCCTGCCCTTGCCCATCGAGATCATCATCAATTCCAGATAACGGCAGATGAGACAAGTCAAGAGCCTCCTCTTCGTCTGGTGTGCACATACTCAAACCATTTTCCTTCTTGGCATTGATATCTGTCGCATTTCCACTATATCTTGAAGCAGGAGTAAATACTGCTTTGGGTGGCCCTAGACCCTTACCAAGAAGGCCTTCGACAGAAGCGGATAACTGAACAGTCTTCTGCTTAGGTTTCGATTTTGGCTTTCTCTCACCTTTAACGGTGCCTAAAGCTGGCCGGCCAATTTTAGCAGGACCAGTCCTCTTTCCTTTTGTAGCAAGAGAACTTCCAGTACCTGAATGGTCTCTCAAGGAAATACCTGTTCCACCAACAACCTCGTCTAGCAACAACTCCCTCTGTTTAATTTTAGTGCATCCTTTATCCTCTTTTACAGTAGTTTCGTCTGACAAATGGTACTTGTCAATGGTATCCATATTCTGACCTGATTGTGGAATAAAAGGAGCGATGTGGTGTGTACCTATCATAGATGCAACAGAAGAAATATTTAAAATCTAGTCAAGATTGTTAAGTAAGTCAATTTATCAATAAGAAGTACTCCCAAAGAAACTAAAAAATCAAACATCTGCGTATAACTAATGCAGAACTTACCTGAAACTCTAACTTCTGAAGATCGAGTTCCAGTGTAAAGGTTTGCAGATTCTCCTTCAATGATACTATCTACACACTCTGAAACCTTTAAGTTTGAGGACCTAGAGCGGAATAAATCTTGGAACACGGGCTCGTTAAAGCAACTTTCGCCGAAATTTTCAAACTTTTGGCATTGTTCTAAAGTACGTTTTACTGAAGCCAAAGCAGCCTGCTTTGCTATTTTGCCGCTTGCACCTTTTCCAGAGGATGCATTAGGACCAAAACATGCCTGTAAGACATAGGGAAGGTGTTATACCACTCAATGATGAATAAGCCTTAATATAACAGCACTGTTTGTATTCACAAAAATATATAGTTTCGACAAGAATTAACAGTCGAGAAATAGTCGATATGCTATGATTATTACATAGCAAGAAAAGTGCACTGTAAAGACCACATGGATACTGCAAAGAAGATAGTGAAGGGGGACGAAATGTGTTACTATCCGTCTCAACTACTCAAGGGACCCATAGAATTTAAGAGAGAGGCGTGGCCATATATTTTTAGTTAAGGCATGTTCATTTTCGTGTTGTCTATGAGACTCGTAACAATTTGTATGCATCTTAATTAAACATTCCAATGAAGCAATATTAAGATACAACTATATGTTACCATGTATTTGCTATACACCAATCCCACAAGTTTGTCATAAGCTTGACGCTCTATCTCCCTGTACAAGCAACAAAACGTACAAATAAAAATCATTAGGTGCAAAAGGATAATAACAATACCCAATACAACTGATACTATCTAAGAGAACGGATTCAGATTACCTTTCTTGAAGTTCTCTGGCTTCAGCTGCAGACTTCTGCACCTTACCGAGTAAGTGATTCTTCTTGGTCACCTAtttaaaaaaacacaaaagatgcacCTGAGAATTGCACGTACTCTGCACTCTTTTTTTATAACCCTTCTATTAAATCTTGGAATGCTTGATAATCAAAGTGAGGCCTTGGCCAGTAATCTAAATCTGGTGCAGTTTATAGTAGGATCTTAAGGATCAGTCCCTGTATGATGAACTAATCAAAAGCCAACGGGTAGTAAACTGGGAAGAGTGTTCGAAACATAAATTAAGTACCAGTTGGTTAAGCTCCTCCTCCACTCTTCTGTCATCCTCACtgatatcttcatcttctctgtctGCTAGGCCAGGCTGAAATGAGATGAAGGCATGTATTTCAGAAGGATGCGTGCTAAGTCAGTCAAGTGGCGGACCTGACTGACCATGACATATCTTTAAACATGAAAGTTCAGGTAAAAGAAAACATACCACTGGATCTGGATAAATTCCGATACTCTGAAGCTCAAGGAGAAGTCTCTCTTCAAGAGCCATCTGGTTATACGGAAGTTCAGAACAATGTGCGTTAGGCATCACTTCTTGGTCTGCCAGTAATCCATCGACGGAATCATCCCTAAAGCTCGCACTATTTGGAATTGCTGGAAAATCGACCTCATCATGTACAAACCCATTCCGGTATCTTCCGCTGGAAGGTATCCTATAGCCATTAGTAACAGGTTTGCCAATGCTACAGTAATTTCCAAATGACTGCTGATTCAATGAATTAGCTTTCAACTCTGCATCCCacccaaaactggtttcatcatctCCTGTGTAGCaaaattcttcaatctcttcctcCGAAACTAATGCTGAAATAAGCCTCTGGCAAAGTGGGATTACATTATCATCCGTTCTGGCTGGTACTGAATGCTTTGCTTGACTTGCAAAACCCCTATCTCCATTACATTCAACCAACTCAAATCTATTAGGGATGGTACTAAAATTATCTCTAGATGCAACTCCCGTGGTTGGTGTCAAGGGGTTGGAACCAAGACTCACCTACAATGATGAAGTTAAACAAAAAATCCAGCTATCAGAAcccaaacaagaaaaacaaaagaacatTAAAAATTCGATACTGAGACCCTAACTGTCCAATAATAAGATAGACAAAACATATAGTGCCGAAATCGTGTTAGCAGATAATTCACCTTGGCCAAGTATTTACCAATCATAACCAGGATATAGTTGCACCATAAAATGATCTAAAGTAGCTATACTTACAAACATACGACAATCTACTATGTATGAAGCGCAAGGTAAACGTCAGCATACGAATTGTGCATATAACATGAACAGTTGTGAAGGAGTCACATCACATATATTCAAATTATGACACTCACTATGGAACAGTGAACAAAAGTTCGGAACCTGAAAGATTAAGACATAAAAAAAGTAACAAAGAATGGTAGCTGATTATCACCTGTTGCTTCAGAAAATTTATATCATCAGCTGAGATGACACTAAAGAGTGGCTCCATTTGTCTCCAGAATGTGCCAGAACAAGCTTGACCTGCATAAAACAACAATCTCATTAGAGAAACTGAACTTTCCAGAAGTAAAGAAAGGTTATTTAACTGTGATGATGAGAACCCTACCAGGGTCTGCAGCTGCATTTGCAGCAGCCAGGAGCTCTTCATGCACATCATGTGATTCTCCTGAGACGAACAGAAGAGTATaagtaaaagaataaaagaaACCACCTGCAAAACTGATCATGGAACATGGATTCTTTGAAGGTGAAATACCATGAATATCTTGCACACCACTGTCCATTGTGTATCTAGGACGTGTATAAGCCTTCCTCTCAGACATCTTTCGATTTGGTGGGCGACCTACTTTACTGTTACAAGGAAACTACAAAGTAAGAGATAATAACAAGTATACTAACTGCATAGGAAGAAAAATTGAATAACTAGCCTCTAAATGAGAAGCGTCTCACCTTACAATCTTATCACTTCCATGCCTTGCACTTCTGAGTTGTTTCGCTGTGATTGTGTTATCTAACTTATCAACTGCCTTTGATACACTAGACCTACCAGCAGCGGAGCTCCTACCTCCCCTTCCTGGTCTGCGAACAGTGCTCCCGAAATCTTCGTCTCgcatcttgttctttctggacgAGCCCGGTATGGTAACCTTTTGAAAATTTTGGACTGATTTCTCATCCATTTCAGCAGCCTTCTTACCCTTATCCTTAGATCTGACCTCTGCAGCTCCCGACTCCTCGCTTTCTGATAATGCAACTGAAGGTTCAACTTTTGGTCTAACCTGCTGCACAATATTTCCCGACGAGTGCCTTAGGCCACTTTCATTACCAGAAACATCGGATGTTTTTTCTATAGCTAGGGATTCATCATGGCCAGGAAGATGAGGAAGTAAATTTGTTCGTCGTGCAACACGGGACATCTTCTGAGGCCTTTGTTCACCCCACTGTGTCACAGGCGGTGATGACGAACGTGCTGACTGAGAGCGTTTACGGTTGCTAGTTCCAACAACAGCATTGAGCTTATTCATAGGCTGGGGGGTCTCCCAATCATCAGGACCACCTATTGCTCGATGGACATTGGGTATTGGCTTGGGCATTGTACCAAAACTGGATCTCGGCCCCCGAGCGGACGCATTAATTTTTAGGGTTGAAGCAGGACTAGCAGCATTACTAGGTTCACGGAAATTCAATCTGAATTTAAGAAAATCACTTGTTAAAATAAAATAAGCAAAGGGAGATCAAAATTTAGGAAGATATAAATCCCTCCCTAGACCTAGAGAATATCATGTAAGGATTCGGCTGCAATTCAAACTAAGTAAAAAAATGCAGAAACATGGTCTGCCTACTTGTTAACGGCTTTCAGGTTGATCTTCTCCTTATCTACGCCTGCAAGGCGGTCTCTTCTGTCATTGACGAGAGAGCCATTATCTTGGTCACTCCTAGCTGCGGATCGCATGCCAAGCCCAGTTGTTTGTTGAGAGGTGACATCTAATTTTCCAACCCCAACTGCTCCATTAGAAGGCCCAGATCTGAATATAACAAAAGTCGAAACTTAACAATAAAAAACAGATGACAACTCTTGATCAGACAGGACGCACTAGTGCTTAAGACAAAAGCTGGTGCATGAagcgatgcaaaaaaaaaaaaaaaaaaaaaaaaaaaaaaaaaaaaaaaaaaaaaaaaaggtaaaaacaGCAAAAGGTTTTCATATGCAAGTACCCTCCTTCTGTCTTCTTAAGAAACCTCGAAGACAGAATTGAGATTTAGTCTTACGAGAAAACATTAATGTTTCAGAAAGATCAAAGTTCCTAGCCGTAAGCTTGAACAACTAATAGCCAACCTTACCTAAAGCCATGAACATTACTAAACCTTGAACGGGCCTCAATACCTAGCCTTTGCTGAGTCTCCCGTTTTGATTCTCGATCACCATCAGGAGACCTAATTGTTCCATTCATGGAGACATCAGACTTTATCCCTGAACGCTTTTTCCTCATTTTTGACTTTTCCCAACCGTCCATACCAATGGGTAAAGCTTGATCCTTTTCTGCAGATTGAACCTGACCACCACTAGCAATTCCAAATATTTCTTTATCCCTATCCATCGCTGCAGGTGGCCTTCCAAGAACACTCCCACGTATATCCATCTAGATCAATCAGAAACAAATGTAAGACTCCCCTATATAACTTAGACATAGCAGAAAATTTCGTACTGAAGCATGAAAGAGTAACAAAACTGATGCAAGTGATGATCGAGTAGCAGGAATATGGATgaaagactgaaagtaataacaGAAAAACAAGTTTTCTTGTAACATAATAATAGCCTTTATAATGACTTCCTAGAATATTTCAATTATGCCTGTCATAGTAGTTTACACGAAGCAAATTGAACAGTCACACCAGGGAAAAACAGAACCTAACACATATCAATCTAGCgcagtaaaaataaataatattggcCACAATGAACCCTTATACATACTGTATCACTGACTTATATGATATAAACATAGCAAGATCAAGATGAAATCAGAATCAGGAAGAATTGAAGTCAACAAAAGAGCAAATTGATAGTATGTGAAGTGGAAGTGGGAGTGGGAGTGGAAGTAGAAGAGACCTGTCCATCCGCCATTGAGCTACGTATGCGTTTACTAACAGCATTTTTGGATTGCTCTTCCAGTTTCTGGTGTTCATGGTCAAACCCACTGGATATCCCATTACTCTGGGTTGCCAACTTTCCTGCAATTCCTCCAGAAGCAAGACGATCAACTGCCAGTGAGGTGTTTGATcgatcacttggttgaatatcaGAACGAGACCGCTTCCTCGTCCACAAATTTGAAAAACACTTATCGAATCTGGATACCATCTCAGTACAGACCTTCACTTGGTCGCTGCTAAGCCAGACAAATTGCATAAGCTAACAAGACCTTCCTATTTCTAACTAGAGTAATTTAGATGAAGAAAAAGATTTAATAAATACCTAGCCCTGGCAACGTTTTCATGTAAAGCGCCCTTGGCCTTCTTAATCCCCTCGGGTGCAATCCTGGTGGTTGATGAACCAGAATGGGTGTTATCCTGTGACACGCCCAAGGAAGCACTTAAGATTCTACTAACTTCCGCTTGCCGGGGGAGCTTCTGTCCTGACACCATCACTTTAGCATCAAGAGGCAAACTATGCAAGAAATTTGCCACCTCTGCTGGTGAACACGTAGCCCCGCTTCTTGACATGCCTGGACGTGAAGATAGTATCCTATTCTCCATGCCCTCACGAAAGCTTCCTGATTTATTCAACGAAGCAGCTCCATAGACTCCTCGTTGTCCACTAGGGTAAGTCGGCCTATCTGGGCTATTAGAAGCCAGACCATATTTGTTGCTGGATGACATTGCATCAATATCTCCTTTCCCAAGGATGCATTACAAAACACGTCTCGTCTCCTGACGACCAAATTTCTAATTCCTAATAGAACACAACACAAACAGAAACATTAGCACTTGAGACAGAAACAACCATAACGAACTCAAATTCAACTTAATAACATAACCGAAACAAGCAAACAATTCAAAGTTCGACACAAACTATATTCACCAGTACGAAACACAACAAAGGTCAAAAAATTGGGTAATTTCCTTCAATAGAATACAAAACCTTATTGTCTAACTATATTACAGTCACAATCTTAACTCTACACTAGCTCTCTTTGTACATAATCCAAGTACCAGGATGCTCTCGTTATTACCGTGCCCCCGTGATTTAAATACAGATATATTGAGCTATCTTACTAACTAAATTCATTACCTGAACAACAAAAACACACCCTCTTCTTTAAAACTAAACAAAAATATACCCTTCCAATCATCAACTAAAACCCTGAAATTAATCAATCATACACACTCAATCAAgcaattctacaacgattttaaccagaaaaaaaataagaaaattaattAACGATCCAAATATTCGCTTAATCAATGAAATTAACAAAACGAATACAATCAATTATGATCCTCCCAATGATTATCAAAAATCGAAGATACAATCAAATAAAAAACGTAGAACAGAACCCAAAACACGATCAAATTGATACAACAGAGAGCTGAAATTAACGGTATGAAAGAATGCGAAACAAAACGGAATTGATTATACTTACCGTAATTAGATAAACAACAATAATCAGATGATTGATTGAATGAATGATGATTATAGGGTTTGGAATAATAAAAAAGGGGAAAGTTAAAAGGGGAaggattagggttttgaatataacgatttgatttggagggagattaataattttttggggggtttttattttcttttttcttctttcgattttttattttgttgtataCGTTGTATACGTATCAATGATACACTGTGTATACAACATTACAACTCTACTCATGTTATTTTCAGGGTGTGACCGGAATTACTCAAAATATAGAGAATTTTATTTTTAGtcttttttgagaattttttattttaatttgctGAAAAAAAATCATGAATATTGTGAGCAAAAATGATTTGAGCTCTAATCTTTAGAAATGTGGCTAATCCTAACTTTTCTTTAGACGAAGATTTACATCTTCGCAAACACTATGTCATATAGTATTATCCGAAGAggtgtgtgttagagcattgctcgatcgaactcgcaaatgttgatatctcaagtttgtttgtcaagtttagttgccaaaactataagtcttcatttctagtctactaaggcCGGTTCTTATGGGGAGTGGCTAAACCACCCATTTGCCATGCCAGCTGGCCTGACAAACTGGCCGCGCCATTATGGGAAAAAAGATAAGCGATCAAGTCTCCACCTAGCGGTCGGTGCTCTACCGCCTATAAATACCCCTATTCCcttcagttttcattcacaaaaaattTTCTTTCTTCGCTTCTCTAGAGTAGACCAGAGCGATTTTTTAAAAATGAGTAGTTCCAAAACAAAtagacaaaggaaaagaaacaggaaagaaacggGAAAATTTGTTGCAGATAGTGATATCGTATGGGTTCAGGATATAATGTTAGGCAACTAGTTGGATCCGGTGTAACATCTACACATTTATGTAACCATCCCGAGCGATTTTTGTTACCTAAAttaagaggtgggtggtctgagctaactgaagtgtttggGTTACTCCCCGAAGCTGTTCAAGAATCCTTAAGAATATATTTTTCGCAGCGTTTATATTTCATGATAGGCAAAAACCACAGGATTCAAATTGTGCAAGTTATTTGTGAACATTGATGGAACACTGCAAATACGTTATTTTTCAAGGGTTTCGAGTGTGGTAAGTTCTAATTTTTCCATTCAATAGTTTTGAAAATgccagggtacccaaatatacctcaagctaaacttttcctacatataagtcctttctccgaaagtgattgtctatggacaaattcgagacaagttcacacttcgtgtgatcgtctatggatacgagatcgacacaatacaacaacgaagtatgttacttgataaaaaggttcggacttaaccaaacacaataagattcacttatcaagtaaataggaattaacgtttgtgtaatttactttaattataataaacaattataatgcggaaatataaagtaaatgacacagcaagattttgttaacgaggaaaccgcaaatgcagaaaaaccccgagactttgtccagaactgaatactctcaggattaagccgctacacaaaattacacctaacttcgtatagttgagaccaagcaactaaacctatagttcacctagttccgtctgtattccaacacctccaacttataaataagtctcgtacttggaacaattcctttggttcgtattccaaacactaaaggaacaacaaatttgtttggtatcaactctcttcaaccaagtgatatgagtcggacaaaggctcttccgtttatcttaacataaactccttcgtcaggtccttagatctatcttatgttcacttaccgaagtaatcgtttaagattaacctaacaacactcttaatccaaagaaatttgttgatgccgatctactcaattaataaatccaatctaccgcaaggataaaccgattattaattggatcctcttataccgaaacaagtattgtgcacaccaaagattataaacccaagtcatatcttcaatatcttctttgtcttcaaatcttcttaaatcttcaataaaacctgcacacaatcacttgaatctcttgtgatcaatcacacacaaaacggagtctgttaacaatggattatcacaagatcgtctttaaaactaacaaagtctaaagatccctgtcgaaactcttaactagtttgagtgaatcttatatcagaagagaagattctcaagcataaacaaactaggtgcaatcagatttcaaccaccgttagtcaatcaaatcaatcggaaacaaaagataaactgcaattatctagtttcccaccaacggtacacgctagagattctcaatcccaaagaagacattaaactgagcggacgtaagagatttcgcctaattaggttactctcctcttcgaataggcggctacaccagtaacaacaacaaaagaggaagtctgttgttacgaagggttagtttgctagaaaggaaaacttcaagtatttatagacaaggaagtttggacaccaagaaatttccaaaaccgaaaatattctcaagatattcattaaagcacaaattcggtttccataattcctggaaatgctctatccaaaaaataatgatcgaaatctctcggaaaatctaattagtaaatgcacattactaattcttatatttccctacaaaatgaaattaataaccttaatgaaaagattcttaacttacttatgtttcgatcctgggattctctttccttagctattaaggaataactttgaacaattaaagaaataaacattcatagcacgtgtccaaagtatgtcgacatccttactttgtaagttctatttcacacttacaaccttgaaaccgattttccacacttccaaacaagtttataattggttcaactgactttcaagaactatcagATTGATCAAAGaagcattcaatcacaatcatgggtttaacggttctaccaaaacaagtttcggttctaccttccatgtgagtactgtgcatagtcacactagatttccaaaattcggttgagtaGGTAATAGGATCG
Above is a genomic segment from Papaver somniferum cultivar HN1 chromosome 10, ASM357369v1, whole genome shotgun sequence containing:
- the LOC113318145 gene encoding uncharacterized protein LOC113318145 isoform X2, whose product is MSSSNKYGLASNSPDRPTYPSGQRGVYGAASLNKSGSFREGMENRILSSRPGMSRSGATCSPAEVANFLHSLPLDAKVMVSGQKLPRQAEVSRILSASLGVSQDNTHSGSSTTRIAPEGIKKAKGALHENVARASDQVKVCTEMVSRFDKCFSNLWTRKRSRSDIQPSDRSNTSLAVDRLASGGIAGKLATQSNGISSGFDHEHQKLEEQSKNAVSKRIRSSMADGQMDIRGSVLGRPPAAMDRDKEIFGIASGGQVQSAEKDQALPIGMDGWEKSKMRKKRSGIKSDVSMNGTIRSPDGDRESKRETQQRLGIEARSRFSNVHGFRSGPSNGAVGVGKLDVTSQQTTGLGMRSAARSDQDNGSLVNDRRDRLAGVDKEKINLKAVNKLNFREPSNAASPASTLKINASARGPRSSFGTMPKPIPNVHRAIGGPDDWETPQPMNKLNAVVGTSNRKRSQSARSSSPPVTQWGEQRPQKMSRVARRTNLLPHLPGHDESLAIEKTSDVSGNESGLRHSSGNIVQQVRPKVEPSVALSESEESGAAEVRSKDKGKKAAEMDEKSVQNFQKVTIPGSSRKNKMRDEDFGSTVRRPGRGGRSSAAGRSSVSKAVDKLDNTITAKQLRSARHGSDKIVSKVGRPPNRKMSERKAYTRPRYTMDSGVQDIHGESHDVHEELLAAANAAADPGQACSGTFWRQMEPLFSVISADDINFLKQQVSLGSNPLTPTTGVASRDNFSTIPNRFELVECNGDRGFASQAKHSVPARTDDNVIPLCQRLISALVSEEEIEEFCYTGDDETSFGWDAELKANSLNQQSFGNYCSIGKPVTNGYRIPSSGRYRNGFVHDEVDFPAIPNSASFRDDSVDGLLADQEVMPNAHCSELPYNQMALEERLLLELQSIGIYPDPVPGLADREDEDISEDDRRVEEELNQLVTKKNHLLGKVQKSAAEARELQEREIERQAYDKLVGLVYSKYMACFGPNASSGKGASGKIAKQAALASVKRTLEQCQKFENFGESCFNEPVFQDLFRSRSSNLKVSECVDSIIEGESANLYTGTRSSEVRVSGTHHIAPFIPQSGQNMDTIDKYHLSDETTVKEDKGCTKIKQRELLLDEVVGGTGISLRDHSGTGSSLATKGKRTGPAKIGRPALGTVKGERKPKSKPKQKTVQLSASVEGLLGKGLGPPKAVFTPASRYSGNATDINAKKENGLSMCTPDEEEALDLSHLPLSGIDDDLDGQGQDFDSIFKNIDDEALQDIDFMGLEIPMDDLSDLNMMV
- the LOC113318145 gene encoding uncharacterized protein LOC113318145 isoform X1, whose amino-acid sequence is MSSSNKYGLASNSPDRPTYPSGQRGVYGAASLNKSGSFREGMENRILSSRPGMSRSGATCSPAEVANFLHSLPLDAKVMVSGQKLPRQAEVSRILSASLGVSQDNTHSGSSTTRIAPEGIKKAKGALHENVARASSDQVKVCTEMVSRFDKCFSNLWTRKRSRSDIQPSDRSNTSLAVDRLASGGIAGKLATQSNGISSGFDHEHQKLEEQSKNAVSKRIRSSMADGQMDIRGSVLGRPPAAMDRDKEIFGIASGGQVQSAEKDQALPIGMDGWEKSKMRKKRSGIKSDVSMNGTIRSPDGDRESKRETQQRLGIEARSRFSNVHGFRSGPSNGAVGVGKLDVTSQQTTGLGMRSAARSDQDNGSLVNDRRDRLAGVDKEKINLKAVNKLNFREPSNAASPASTLKINASARGPRSSFGTMPKPIPNVHRAIGGPDDWETPQPMNKLNAVVGTSNRKRSQSARSSSPPVTQWGEQRPQKMSRVARRTNLLPHLPGHDESLAIEKTSDVSGNESGLRHSSGNIVQQVRPKVEPSVALSESEESGAAEVRSKDKGKKAAEMDEKSVQNFQKVTIPGSSRKNKMRDEDFGSTVRRPGRGGRSSAAGRSSVSKAVDKLDNTITAKQLRSARHGSDKIVSKVGRPPNRKMSERKAYTRPRYTMDSGVQDIHGESHDVHEELLAAANAAADPGQACSGTFWRQMEPLFSVISADDINFLKQQVSLGSNPLTPTTGVASRDNFSTIPNRFELVECNGDRGFASQAKHSVPARTDDNVIPLCQRLISALVSEEEIEEFCYTGDDETSFGWDAELKANSLNQQSFGNYCSIGKPVTNGYRIPSSGRYRNGFVHDEVDFPAIPNSASFRDDSVDGLLADQEVMPNAHCSELPYNQMALEERLLLELQSIGIYPDPVPGLADREDEDISEDDRRVEEELNQLVTKKNHLLGKVQKSAAEARELQEREIERQAYDKLVGLVYSKYMACFGPNASSGKGASGKIAKQAALASVKRTLEQCQKFENFGESCFNEPVFQDLFRSRSSNLKVSECVDSIIEGESANLYTGTRSSEVRVSGTHHIAPFIPQSGQNMDTIDKYHLSDETTVKEDKGCTKIKQRELLLDEVVGGTGISLRDHSGTGSSLATKGKRTGPAKIGRPALGTVKGERKPKSKPKQKTVQLSASVEGLLGKGLGPPKAVFTPASRYSGNATDINAKKENGLSMCTPDEEEALDLSHLPLSGIDDDLDGQGQDFDSIFKNIDDEALQDIDFMGLEIPMDDLSDLNMMV